The sequence TAACTACACAATCCGATGGAAATGGTtgcgaataatatgcaatgtATTAtgtaatatatttattttatcctAGATATAGggcattttttgttgtttcatGATTTATGTACTAATATATAAAACCGCTAAGGCATTGCATAATAaagaaaactgtttttttttaactttagtGCCATTATCCGAAAGAAGGTGTGTCAAGGAAGTATGTGAAAGTTTACTTTCGCGTTTTCCAAtttaaaataaagtttaaaattgTTTTCAGACCCTTCCAAGTATAGTTTACCGTTATGATTAATTGTTCAACTTAGTATGATGTTGTCCATGTTACAGTATGTTCTTTATTTTCTCAATGGCTTTTTAATAAATCTATAAAATCATCATAACATAACAATTaagcagtttttattttactctCCAGTTCACGTTCTTTATCACTGCCTTCATACATGACGTGTTGTTGCATTAATTTCTGCAGCTCCTCAACTCCTTTCAAATCTTTGGACCACTTGTATCTGTACAagaaaaatacataaaaaagAATATCGtctaattggcgctttgatgttgcatgaagaagaagcagaaagatgataatcaaaagcatacgaagaagtttttaaaaatcttctcaaaaaatctaaaagcaatttaattaaaaacggtaagcagtacggggtttaACTTTTCTTAGACTGTGTAGTAAGTGCAAtaccacaaaataaaatttcgaatagaatagaatagaactATATGTAATTGTGTCAGGTTTAACTGATGTGAATGAAACCGAACAAAAAAGTGCattcacttgccataagactCGATTGTACATAAATAACTTTCCAGATACTACATATCTCGATCCCAACAGCAGTCTTAATTGGTTtgcacttgactcgactttagtAAAGTTgaatcccatcgaaggaaagtggtcatacctccaatatatttttttgaatttaattctTCACATGCTGTGCATGCATATGGACATCAAGTTTTCAAACAGTGTAGGTACCTAACTGTATTAATTAAATATCTTTATTTGAACTCACCTACAGGAAAACCAGTAGCACAGTGTTGTCCCGGAAAACGTGCCGAATCCTATGTGCGAGGACAGCTGCGGCCGAGAGGTTTTCAAGAACGCTAGGAATCCAACACCGATGCCTATACTGATCCCGTATAGAAAGCTATTCCGGAAACACGGGATCTGACTCAAGTCCTTGCCGAAGAGAACGATTCCCTACCAGattcgtaaaaaaaaagtttccgtATGGTATtctgttaataaaatttcagcTTACCCTTTCCGGTGGGGATTCCGTGTCCACGGGTACGAGTGAATCAAAATCAACCCTTTTGCTGGCCATCACGAGTGATAAATATGCACCGGATGAAATATTGTGCAATCAGCTGGCGTGCAACTCCAAAACAGAATCTGATGTTTTGTTATTGCTCCCCCAGCATGAAAAAAAGCGTTTTATTAATAGTTTTTGTTGAACGTGTATATGACGTTTGAGGATTACACGATAAAAAGTTAAAACTTATTTTAATCATTAATAAATACTAATTTATCTCGAATTTAGACTGTTCACAACGATGGTTTTGTGCAGtttgtttcaaataaatttaattgtatttttACGAATGATtatcactgaaaataattcacaCGCTACATGTATATCACAACAGAATTCAACGTGTTAAGAACATTGATCTAGTTGACGATCTATTTGAGAAATTAGCAGCATGGCGCCTGCCTGAAATAACCTGCAGCCGAATTCCGAAggttcaagaaaaaattgataaatttctttATAGAGATTTTTAAgttctctttctctttccaaaaatttcttctcttCATATTGTATTCCGATAGactgaagagaaagaaaaaactaattttttttgcgAAGAAAAATATTAGTTCACAAATTTTCCACTAGATGTCTTTTGACAATTATTTGCATACCGATTGTTCAAAACATCCTCATATCGAAAATAAAACTTGCTTTCGCTTATTGTTACCGAAATAATTAAGGgaaaaaatgataaatattCAATTTAGTGATGAAAATATGCAGTAACAGCAACATTATTGTGATTTCCAACTGTCTGAAAATAACGAAAGCTCTAACTTCATTACCTCGAAAACGCCGAACCATTAGCATTTGgctcagctttagcttagcttagctttagcttagctttagcttagctttagcttagctttagcttagctttagcttagctttagcttagctttagcttagctttagcttagctttagcttatctttagcttagctttagcttagctttagcttagctttagcttagctgtagcttagctttagcttagctttagcttagctttagcttagctttagcttagctttagcttagctttagcttagccttAGCTTAGCCTTAGCTTAGCCTTAGCTTAGCCTTAGCTTAGCCTTAGCTTAGCCTTAGCTTAGCCTTAGCTTAGCCTTAGCTTAGCCTTAGCTTAGCCTTAGCTTAGCCTTAGCTTAGCCTTAGCTTAGCCTTAGCTTAGCCTTAGCTTAGCCTTAGCTTAGCCTTAGCTTAGCCTTAGCTTAGCCTTAGCTTAGCCTTAGCTTTTGAAATCTGCGTACTTTTTATTATGATAGTTTATTGTGCACATATGGGtcgcaagtcgagtcaagtacgagacactgaagacggccttactgttgaggtcgaaatacgtatctgtcaagatacaattaagtttggaattcaatgggattgtataaactcgtcttatgacaggggatCAAAAACTGGTTCAGATGGCTCAACTTCCAATGGTGGATGTTGTTGAATCGGGGTTAGCAGCTGAATAGGTACATTtttcttgcggagtccaaattCACTCACAAGAATGTCAAACGGAGTTAACGGTTCTTCAGGCTGTACTGTATCTTCTTTGGTAGCTTCGAATAGTGGACGAAGTTGGTTTACGTGCGAACGAATCAGTTGCCTCCTTCCTGCTTGCTGATTTAAAAGAACATTGTAGTTTACAGATTGCTTCGATAATAGTGCCTGGAACCCATTTCCATTTGCTTGGAGTAGAATACACCTTTGCATAAACCTTTGCACCTGCTGAAAACTTCTTGTGAGGCTTATTCAACTGGGAGCAGgtacggtttggttttggtcgtaaTAAATCCAGTGTGGTTCGCATAGTACGGCCCAACATTTCTTGAGTAGGAGAATTTCCGTTCAGTATAGCACTGGGTGTCGATCGATAAACTTGAAGAAAAGTTTGAAGAGCATCTGCAGATGGTACTTCTTCCCCTTCAACAATTTTTCGTAGTGACCGTTTCAAAGTGTCAACGAATCGCTCTGCTTGTCCATTTGATTGCGGATGATGTGGTGCAGTACGGATGTGTATAAATAATTCCAAGCTGGTCAAACATGTGCTTAAATTCACTGCTTGTAAATTGTGTTCCATTATCGGACACGACTGTCTCTGGTATACCGAATCTTGCAAAAATTTCCTTGAGGAAGCGAATGGTGGTTTGTGTAGTGGTTGATCGCGTTTGGAAGATTTCAGGCCATTTTGAATAAGAATCTACCACTACCAAATGTCCAATGTAGTCCATGTGAATGCGTTTCCAGGGACCTTCTGCTCGAGGCCATGGCTGTGGTTGGAAATGCGGTAATGACTTGGCAGCGCTTGCACAGATACTGCATCGACGAACAAAGTCTTGAATATCTATGTCAATCTTTGGCCAGAAAACAACGCTCCGAGCAATAGCCTTCGTCCTTTCGATTCCTTGATGTCCCCGATGAATCTGCTTTAGAATTCGCTGACTATACAAATCTGGAACGACGACACAATCTTCCATCATAATGCAGCCATTTACGATGGACAAAGACTCGCGTCGCAAATAGAAAGATTGAAGCTGTGATGAAATACTGTTTTTACAGTGTGGCCAACCATTTTCAATATGAATATTGACCTGCTGTAAAATTGGATCCTTACTGGTGGtggcagggactatgtccaagggcttgacgatccctccccaggccatctacgagttgtggggcttgcctaggatgtggtggggtttgacagtgggccctgttaaacctctataaaaagctgcatgtatccgcaagtaggccccaccaaagcgaccgtgtgccgctcaaagcgcacaagcccaagtcctggtgttaggtgggacgctaaacagccctgacacgacggccctccgacgagacaggaggtttgcgcaggcccaataagccgcctagaaaaccaataattacgaacaatataagagataatgcgactcgatataatcggcaaagacctaggcgacgaataaaggatcacgattggaagcttggaacatggaactgcaagttgctaagtttcgcaggttgcgacaggtgATCTACGATCAATTacattcccgcaacttcgacgtcgtggcgctgcaggagatttgctggacatgaCAGAAAGTGTTaaaaaagcgggcatcgagcggttaccttctaccaaagctgtggcaccaccaatgagcttggaaccggcttcatagtgctgggaaagatgcgccaacgcgtgattgggtggcagccaatcaacgcaatgatgtgcaagctgaggataaaaggccgtttcttcaactatagcatcatcaacgtgcactgcccacacgaagggagacccgacgacgagaaagaagcgatctacgcacagctggagcagacatacgatggatgcccactgtgggacgttaaaatcgtcatcggtgacatgaacgcacaggtaggaagggaggaaatgtatagaccggtcatcggaccggatagtctgcacaccgtatcgaatgacaacggccaacgatgcataaacttcgcagcctcccgcggaatggtagtccgaagcaccttctttccccgcaaaaatatccacaaggccacatggagatcacctaaccaagaaacggaaaaccaaatcgaccacgttctaatcgacggtaaattcttctccgacatcacgaacgtccgcacttaccgcagtgcgaatattgaatccgaccactacctcgttgcagtatgcctgcgctcaaaactatcgacggtgtacaacacgcgccgaagtcggacgccgcggcttaacattgggcggctacaagacggtagactagcctaagaatacgcgcagcagctggaagtggcacttccaacggaagagcagctaggcgcagcatctcttgaagatggctggagagatattcgatccgccattggtagcaccgcaaccgctgcacttggcaacgtttccccggatcagagaaacgactggtatgacggcgaatgtgagcagttagtggaagagaagaatgcagcatgggcgagattgctgcaacaccgcacgagggcgaacgaggcacgatataaacaggcgtggaacagacaaaactcgattttccggaggaaaagcgccagcaggaagatcgagaccgtgaagaaacggagcaactgtaccgcgctaataacacacgaaagttctatgagaagttaaaccgttcacgtaagggccacgtgtcacagcctgatatgtgtaaggacataaacgggaaccttcttacgaacgagcgtgaggtgatccaaaggtggcggcagcactacgaagaacacctgaatggcgatgtggcagacgaagatggcggtatggtgatggacctgggagaacgcgcgcaggacataattctaccggctccggatctccaggaaatccaggaggagattggccggctgaagaacaacaaagcccctggggttgaccaactactaggagagctatttaaacacggtggtgaggcactggctagagcgctgcactgggtcattaccaagatttgggaggaggaagttttgccgcaggagtggatggaaggtgtcgtgtgtcccatctacaaaaagggcgataagctggattgtagcaactaccgcgcaatcacattgctgaacgccgcctacaaggtactctcccaaattttatgccgtcgactagcaccaactgcaagggagttcatggggcagtaccaggcgggttttatgggcgaacgctccaccacggaccaggtgttcgccattcgccaagtactgcagaaatgccgcgaatacaacgtgcccacacatcatctattcatcgacttcaaagccgcatatgatacaatcgatcgggaccagctatggcagctaatgcacgaacacggatttacggataaactgacacggttgatcaaagcgacgatggatcgggtgatgtgcgtagttcgcgTTGCAGGGACTCGagccttcgaaacccgcagagggttacggcaaggtgatggtctttcgtgtctactattcaacatcgctttggaaggggtaatacgaagagcagggattaacacgagtggtacaattttcaataagtccgtccagctatttggcttcgccgacgacatagatattatggcacgtaactttgagaagatggaggaagcctacatcagactgaagagggaagctaagcggatcggactagtcatcaacacgtcgaagacgaagtacatgataggaagaggttcaagagaagacaatgtgagccacccaccgcgagtttgcatcggtggtgacgaaatcgaggtggtagaagaatttgtgtacttgggctcactggtgactgccgaaaatgacaccagcagagaaattcggagacgcatagtggctggaaatcgtacgtactttggtctccgcaagacgctccgatcgaatagagttcgccgccgtaccaaactgacaatctacaaaacgctaattagaccggtagtcctctacggacacgagacctggacgatgctcgtggaggaccaacgcgcactgggagttttcgaaaggaaagtgctgcgtaccatctatggtggggtgcagacggcggacggtacgtggaggaggcgaatgaaccacgaattgcatcagctgttgggagaaccatccatcgttcacaccgcgaaaatcggacgactgcgatgggccgggcacgtagccagaatgtcggacagtaacccggtgaaaatggttctcgacaacgatccgacgggcacaagaaggcgaggtgcgcagcgggcaaggtggatcgatcaggtggaagatgacttgcggaccctccgtagactgcgtggttggcgacgtgtagccatggaccgagccgaatggagaagactcttatataccgcacaggcc comes from Armigeres subalbatus isolate Guangzhou_Male chromosome 2, GZ_Asu_2, whole genome shotgun sequence and encodes:
- the LOC134213668 gene encoding cytochrome c oxidase assembly protein COX20, mitochondrial; protein product: MASKRVDFDSLVPVDTESPPERGIVLFGKDLSQIPCFRNSFLYGISIGIGVGFLAFLKTSRPQLSSHIGFGTFSGTTLCYWFSCRYKWSKDLKGVEELQKLMQQHVMYEGSDKERELESKIKTA